The genomic region CTCGTAATATCTTTTTTTAAGGTGATATTGCTTTCGCGGTCTAGAATCTTTCCGTAAGCTGTCTCGCCGGTCCAACTAAAGAGAATGTCGGAATACTTTTTAAGCTCGTTTGAAGAGCTTTGACGAAGAACCTCTCTTAAGTGCGATAGCTTTGGAGTATCGTATTTGTCATAAAGATTAAAAATCGCTTCTTCTAAAAGCGCTTTTTCGCGCTTAGGTAAAAATTTTGTTTCTTCATCCTTAAAAATGATTTCTAAAACTGCGAGGATGAGTTTCACTTTTTCAGGTGTGGGCATCTTCTCTCCTTCGGGAAGATCAAAGAGATTTAACGAAAAACTCGATTCGGTGGACAGATCTAAAAATTCTCCACCTAAGCACTCGACAACTTGCTTTGAGGAGGCTCCATTATCAATCCATACGATCTTTGGCTTTAGATTTGTGGAATAAAACATAAGCATCAGCTGCGATACGGTAAACGATTTCCCGCTTCCCGAACCTCCAAAGACAATTCCGTTCCATGAAGGGAGAGTCGGCTCAAAGGGGTTTAAGCCAAAAAGCGAGTTTTCGCGAGACGTAGTAAGGCAAAGCGCGGAGTTGTTACCTCTCCATGGCTCGTAAACGGGGAGTAAGTGAGAAAGATTGCTCGTTTTAATGACTTTTTTTCGAAACCCCTCGCAGACTCCAGGAAGAGTTTTGATAAAAGCGTCCATGCTGCCATAGGTTTCCAAAACTACTTCGGCACTATTCATGCTTCGAACTGCTTTAATTGCCTCATCCACTTTCTGCTCCAACATTTTTTCCGAAGAACCCCACAGGACGATAGTCAGATCAAAGGTGATGAGTTTTTCCGAGCCATTCGATAGATCTCTTAAAAGATCTTCAATACTCTGAAAGCTTGTTTCACTTTCGATATCGCTTAAGTTTTGACTTCCGCTGACCATGGAGTGAGCCACGCGTCGCTTTAACTGGAGACGAGACTTGGCTTTATCCTGATCCATAAGTTCGATATTTTGTATTAATCGAAAATGAAAGGGGAGACTGCAGAGATTTTCGATCATCGCGGAATAGGTCGAAGGTTCGGGCACATGTTTAAGCGTTAAAAAGCGAAAATGAAAACCTCCTTGGGCAATTCCATCTTTATTAAGGATATGGTCTGTGACTATAAGCTTTGAAGTTATGGAGTGTTCAAACAGATTCTCACTATTTATTCCAAGAGGAGTAGGATTCTCATCGAAACGCTCTTGGTTTAAGCATTTATAAATAAGCGTTTTCCAATCTGAGCTCTCGACTTGCTCAGTCTTAAAACCTAAAGAATTGAGAGAGGATTGCAGTTTTTCGAATTTCTCCAAGATTAAATCATAAAATTCTCCTTGTGATTTTTCAGTCGTCTTTGAAAACGCATCAAAGCTTTCAAATAATTTTTGCGGTCGTAATCTGTGAGGGAGTGACCTTGAGAAAAGATAAATATCTATATTGTAAAAATGGTTTTGTTTAAGTTTTTTCTCAAACTCTTTAATGCGGGATTCGTTAATACTTTGAAGAGTTGGATCTTCGTTATCGAGTAATATCTTATGGCTTTCGATTTGATTCTCAACATTTGGATTTGCGTCAAAATAAAATTGATACTTTAGCGTCGAAT from Bdellovibrionales bacterium harbors:
- a CDS encoding ATP-binding protein, whose translation is MIDQIPYWQFFKNYMMFTDGSLGIGFKIQGFDISCKSDDEINALASSLDAFLRSLDSTLKYQFYFDANPNVENQIESHKILLDNEDPTLQSINESRIKEFEKKLKQNHFYNIDIYLFSRSLPHRLRPQKLFESFDAFSKTTEKSQGEFYDLILEKFEKLQSSLNSLGFKTEQVESSDWKTLIYKCLNQERFDENPTPLGINSENLFEHSITSKLIVTDHILNKDGIAQGGFHFRFLTLKHVPEPSTYSAMIENLCSLPFHFRLIQNIELMDQDKAKSRLQLKRRVAHSMVSGSQNLSDIESETSFQSIEDLLRDLSNGSEKLITFDLTIVLWGSSEKMLEQKVDEAIKAVRSMNSAEVVLETYGSMDAFIKTLPGVCEGFRKKVIKTSNLSHLLPVYEPWRGNNSALCLTTSRENSLFGLNPFEPTLPSWNGIVFGGSGSGKSFTVSQLMLMFYSTNLKPKIVWIDNGASSKQVVECLGGEFLDLSTESSFSLNLFDLPEGEKMPTPEKVKLILAVLEIIFKDEETKFLPKREKALLEEAIFNLYDKYDTPKLSHLREVLRQSSSNELKKYSDILFSWTGETAYGKILDRESNITLKKDITSIEMQSLNKHPELKDALLLLLTSYIQDLSTGDFSKKYLLIIDEAERLFKTEMAKEFAITCYRTWRKFNSAVWSLSQNYKDFLSSEEIKDSLLPNVNNLIILRQRKIDWSHFQKTFDFNDTQVTAIKSLEISKGKFSEFYYQQGDKDIVLKIEPDPLSYWICTTDPLDKMKISECVEKNSGKSLIECLEILVRESTHA